In Bacillus horti, the following proteins share a genomic window:
- the rpmC gene encoding 50S ribosomal protein L29, giving the protein MKAEEIRNLTTSEIEQKVTSLKEELFNLRFQLATGQLDNPLHIRDIRKNIARAKTVLRERELGINNG; this is encoded by the coding sequence ATGAAAGCTGAAGAAATTCGTAACCTAACCACTTCCGAAATTGAGCAAAAAGTAACATCTTTGAAAGAAGAACTATTTAACCTCCGTTTTCAATTAGCAACCGGACAATTAGATAACCCACTTCACATTCGTGACATTCGTAAGAATATCGCTCGTGCAAAGACGGTTTTGCGTGAAAGAGAACTTGGAATAAATAACGGTTAA
- the rpsQ gene encoding 30S ribosomal protein S17, whose protein sequence is MTERNNRKVRTGKVVSDKMDKTITVSVETYKKHSLYGKRVKYTKKFKAHDENNQAKIGDVVKIMETRPISKDKRWRLVEVVEESVII, encoded by the coding sequence GTGACAGAACGTAATAATCGTAAGGTTCGTACTGGTAAAGTAGTAAGCGACAAAATGGACAAAACAATTACGGTAAGTGTTGAAACGTATAAAAAGCATTCTCTATATGGGAAACGCGTTAAGTATACAAAGAAATTCAAAGCCCATGACGAGAACAACCAAGCCAAAATTGGTGATGTTGTAAAAATCATGGAAACTCGCCCAATATCTAAGGATAAGCGCTGGCGTTTAGTTGAAGTTGTAGAAGAATCAGTAATTATCTAA
- the rplN gene encoding 50S ribosomal protein L14, with protein sequence MIQVETRLKVADNSGARELLCIKVLGGSGRKYANVGDIIVASVKQATPGGVVKKGDVVRAVIVRTKSGRRRQDGSYIRFDENAAVIVKDDRSPRGTRIFGPVARELREKDFMKIVSLAPEVI encoded by the coding sequence ATGATTCAAGTTGAAACACGTTTAAAAGTAGCTGATAATTCCGGTGCAAGAGAACTTCTTTGTATCAAGGTATTGGGTGGATCTGGCCGTAAATACGCGAATGTTGGAGACATCATTGTTGCTTCTGTTAAGCAAGCAACACCAGGAGGCGTTGTCAAAAAGGGCGATGTAGTAAGAGCTGTTATCGTTCGTACGAAAAGTGGCCGACGTCGTCAAGATGGTTCATACATCCGTTTTGATGAAAACGCAGCTGTTATCGTAAAAGACGATAGAAGCCCTCGTGGAACTCGTATTTTTGGACCAGTTGCTCGTGAGCTTCGTGAAAAAGATTTTATGAAGATTGTTTCTCTAGCTCCTGAGGTAATCTAA
- the rplX gene encoding 50S ribosomal protein L24, whose protein sequence is MHVKKDDTVMVITGKDKGKKGRVIASFPKDNRVLVEGINMVKKHAKPSQTNPQGGIVNQEAPIHVSNVMPIDPKTGNPTRVGYKVLDSGKKVRVGKSGEQLDK, encoded by the coding sequence GTGCACGTCAAAAAGGATGACACAGTAATGGTGATTACAGGCAAGGACAAAGGTAAAAAGGGACGTGTTATCGCTTCTTTTCCAAAAGATAATCGTGTTCTTGTAGAAGGAATTAACATGGTGAAAAAGCATGCTAAGCCTTCTCAAACAAATCCACAGGGTGGAATTGTGAATCAAGAAGCGCCAATCCACGTATCAAACGTTATGCCGATCGATCCTAAGACTGGAAACCCAACTCGTGTTGGTTACAAGGTTTTAGACAGCGGTAAAAAAGTACGTGTTGGAAAATCCGGCGAGCAATTAGATAAGTAA